The following coding sequences lie in one Bacillus thermozeamaize genomic window:
- a CDS encoding DUF951 domain-containing protein: MKPTVEKSFQLYDIVEMKKPHPCGTNAWRVIRMGMDIRIKCTGCGHSVLMPRREFVRKMKKVLIPYQDDSRQDELKTES, from the coding sequence ATGAAGCCGACCGTGGAGAAAAGCTTTCAGCTTTACGACATCGTGGAAATGAAAAAGCCGCACCCGTGCGGAACCAATGCCTGGAGAGTGATTCGCATGGGCATGGACATCCGCATCAAATGCACCGGGTGCGGGCACAGCGTCCTGATGCCCCGCAGGGAGTTTGTCCGCAAGATGAAGAAGGTACTGATTCCTTACCAGGACGACTCGCGACAGGATGAGTTGAAGACGGAATCTTGA
- a CDS encoding redox-regulated ATPase YchF — translation MLSTGIVGLPNVGKSTLFNAITQAGAEAANYPFCTIDPNVGVVEVPDERLVHLQEMFQSRRVVPTAFQFVDIAGLVKGASKGEGLGNQFLAHIREVDAIAHVVRCFEDSDITHVAGRIDPLDDIRTINMELILADLETVERRIERTRRQAKSGEKKFQQELAVLERLKQALEEERPARQVDLSDEERLLVRDLHLLTMKPVLYVANVSEEEVARPFDNPHVQKVMEFAAAEGAEVVPISARVEAEIAELPAEERGEFLRELGLEAAGLERLIRQAYRLLGLITFLTAGEQEVRAWTIRQGTKAPQAAGVIHSDFERGFIRAEVVAYDDLMAAGSMAAAREKGLIRLEGKDYVVQDGDVIYFRFNV, via the coding sequence ATGTTATCAACGGGAATTGTCGGGTTGCCCAATGTGGGCAAATCAACGCTGTTCAATGCGATTACACAGGCAGGTGCGGAAGCGGCCAACTATCCCTTTTGCACCATCGATCCCAATGTGGGTGTCGTGGAAGTGCCCGATGAGCGGCTGGTCCACTTGCAGGAAATGTTTCAATCCAGGCGAGTGGTGCCGACCGCTTTTCAATTTGTCGATATCGCCGGCCTGGTGAAAGGAGCCAGCAAGGGAGAGGGGCTCGGCAACCAGTTTCTTGCCCATATTCGTGAAGTGGATGCCATCGCCCACGTGGTCCGGTGTTTTGAGGACTCAGACATCACCCATGTGGCGGGCCGGATTGACCCGCTTGACGACATCCGCACCATCAACATGGAGCTCATCCTGGCCGATCTGGAAACAGTGGAGCGGCGCATCGAGCGCACGCGCCGGCAGGCCAAGAGCGGTGAGAAGAAGTTTCAGCAGGAATTGGCCGTCCTCGAGCGGCTGAAACAGGCGCTGGAAGAGGAAAGGCCGGCACGTCAGGTGGATTTGAGCGATGAGGAGCGTCTGCTGGTGCGGGATTTGCACCTCTTGACGATGAAGCCGGTGCTGTATGTGGCCAATGTCAGTGAGGAAGAGGTGGCCCGTCCCTTTGACAATCCTCATGTCCAGAAAGTGATGGAATTTGCCGCCGCCGAGGGGGCGGAAGTGGTTCCGATCAGTGCCCGGGTGGAGGCGGAGATCGCCGAGTTGCCCGCGGAGGAACGGGGGGAATTCCTGCGCGAGCTGGGGCTTGAGGCAGCCGGACTGGAGCGGTTGATCCGGCAGGCATACCGGTTGCTCGGACTGATCACCTTCCTGACGGCCGGTGAACAGGAAGTGCGGGCCTGGACGATTCGCCAGGGAACCAAAGCGCCCCAGGCGGCCGGTGTGATCCACAGCGACTTTGAACGGGGATTCATTCGGGCGGAAGTGGTGGCTTATGACGATCTGATGGCGGCCGGATCGATGGCGGCCGCCCGGGAAAAAGGACTGATCCGTCTGGAAGGGAAGGATTACGTGGTCCAGGACGGCGACGTGATCTACTTCCGCTTCAATGTCTGA
- a CDS encoding acyl-CoA synthetase: MASVYAHKPWLKHYPAFVPSELPLPQKSMIDLFEESVRRAGEAPAIHYFYETISYRRLNDLADRFATLLARWGVGPGDRVALYLQNNPQFLIAQYGAWKRGAIVVPLNPMFKEKEVRYHLQDSGAKVLVALDSLYAAHAETVIGETAVEQVVTTHEADGLSGDRWRQITLLTQTEKTVPAGTVDLFPALEQTAPDPGARAEVRPEDTAYLVYTSGTTGLPKGAMNLHRNIAFNANAYRTWMQIGPDDTVFGMAPLFHITGIVGHAALAALAGVPLVLFHRFDSEEALRMIETWQPTMTVASITAYIALMNAPGAKHADVRSLRKCYSGGAPIAPSLVEQFERQFGAYIHNIYGLTESNSPTHAVPMGAKAPVDPGSGALSVGVPIPNVDAKVVDLEDPDREVGVGEAGEFAVRGPMIFSGYWQKPEATEKAFHNGYFLTGDVVVMDEEGWFYVVDRKKDMINASGYKVWPREVEDTLYQHPAVKEAAVVGVPDPYRGETVKAFVALREDYAGKVTAEEIIQFCKERMAAYKYPRMVEFLPEIPKTASGKFLRRELRERST, encoded by the coding sequence ATGGCATCCGTGTATGCGCACAAACCGTGGTTGAAACATTATCCGGCATTTGTTCCAAGCGAACTCCCCTTACCCCAGAAGAGCATGATCGATCTCTTTGAAGAAAGCGTCCGAAGGGCGGGGGAGGCGCCAGCGATCCATTATTTCTATGAGACGATCTCCTATCGCCGGTTGAACGATTTGGCCGACCGGTTCGCCACCCTGCTCGCCCGGTGGGGCGTCGGCCCAGGCGACCGGGTGGCGCTCTACCTGCAGAACAATCCCCAGTTTCTCATCGCCCAGTACGGCGCGTGGAAGCGGGGCGCCATCGTGGTGCCCCTCAACCCCATGTTCAAGGAAAAGGAAGTCCGGTATCACCTGCAAGACTCCGGAGCCAAGGTCCTGGTGGCGCTGGACTCCCTGTATGCCGCCCATGCAGAGACGGTGATCGGCGAGACGGCTGTCGAACAGGTGGTCACCACCCATGAGGCCGACGGGTTGTCCGGCGACCGCTGGCGTCAGATCACGCTCTTGACCCAGACGGAAAAAACGGTGCCGGCCGGCACGGTCGACCTGTTTCCGGCGTTGGAACAAACGGCGCCCGATCCGGGTGCGCGGGCCGAGGTGAGGCCGGAAGACACGGCGTACCTGGTCTATACTTCCGGGACCACCGGTTTGCCCAAGGGAGCGATGAACCTCCACCGGAACATCGCGTTCAACGCCAATGCGTACCGCACCTGGATGCAAATCGGGCCGGACGACACGGTGTTCGGCATGGCGCCGCTCTTTCACATCACCGGCATCGTCGGCCACGCAGCCCTGGCTGCCTTGGCGGGGGTGCCGCTGGTTTTGTTCCACCGCTTTGATTCGGAAGAGGCCTTGCGCATGATCGAAACGTGGCAGCCGACGATGACCGTGGCCTCCATCACGGCCTACATCGCCTTGATGAACGCTCCCGGCGCCAAACACGCGGATGTCCGTTCGCTGCGGAAATGTTACAGTGGGGGTGCGCCGATTGCGCCCAGCCTGGTCGAACAGTTCGAACGGCAATTCGGCGCCTACATTCACAACATCTACGGGTTGACGGAAAGCAACTCGCCCACCCATGCCGTGCCGATGGGCGCAAAGGCCCCTGTCGATCCCGGCAGCGGCGCGCTGTCGGTCGGCGTGCCCATTCCCAATGTGGACGCGAAGGTGGTCGATTTGGAAGACCCCGACCGCGAAGTGGGCGTCGGTGAAGCGGGCGAATTTGCCGTACGCGGCCCGATGATTTTCTCCGGTTATTGGCAGAAGCCCGAAGCCACCGAAAAGGCGTTTCACAACGGGTACTTCCTGACCGGAGACGTCGTGGTCATGGACGAAGAAGGCTGGTTTTACGTCGTCGACCGCAAAAAGGACATGATCAACGCCTCTGGGTACAAGGTATGGCCACGGGAGGTGGAGGATACCCTGTATCAGCATCCAGCCGTCAAGGAGGCGGCGGTCGTCGGCGTGCCCGATCCCTACCGGGGAGAAACGGTGAAAGCTTTCGTGGCCCTCCGGGAGGATTACGCGGGGAAGGTGACGGCGGAGGAGATCATCCAATTCTGCAAGGAACGGATGGCGGCTTACAAATATCCACGGATGGTGGAGTTTTTGCCGGAAATACCAAAAACAGCTTCCGGCAAATTTCTCCGCCGGGAGCTGCGTGAAAGGTCGACTTGA
- a CDS encoding aryldialkylphosphatase → MTTVNTVTGPVDSSELGLTLIHEHMRVRSESVAFQFPHLYDDEYDFNKAVEQVNAAKALGVKTICDPTVMELGRDIRFIERVSRATGVQIVAATGIYSYHYVPPHFQNRDIDYMADLFVRDIEVGIQNTDIKAGFIKCATDAQGITPDVEKVLRAAARAHLRTGVPIMTHSHPASGTGLKQMDIFEEEGVDPKRVLIGHCGDTDSLEYLLQVVDRGPFMGMDRYGLTGQFGCSTERRNATVVELAKRGYADRMLLSQDYCCTIDWFPEETARQMFPKWSMTYVLTEVIPELKRAGVTDEQIHLMMVDNARRWFEGS, encoded by the coding sequence ATGACAACTGTCAACACAGTAACAGGTCCGGTTGATTCGAGTGAGTTGGGTTTGACACTGATCCACGAGCACATGAGGGTACGTTCTGAATCGGTCGCGTTCCAATTTCCTCACCTATACGACGATGAATATGATTTCAACAAAGCTGTCGAACAGGTGAACGCGGCAAAGGCCCTCGGGGTGAAGACTATCTGCGATCCGACAGTTATGGAACTGGGTCGCGACATCCGTTTTATAGAACGGGTATCACGAGCCACCGGCGTACAAATTGTTGCGGCAACCGGCATCTATTCCTACCACTACGTTCCGCCACACTTTCAGAACAGGGATATTGACTATATGGCCGACCTGTTTGTCCGTGATATTGAAGTGGGCATCCAAAACACCGATATCAAGGCTGGTTTTATAAAATGTGCAACAGATGCGCAGGGCATCACCCCTGACGTGGAAAAGGTGCTTCGTGCGGCAGCTCGTGCCCATCTGAGGACGGGCGTACCTATTATGACCCACTCTCATCCGGCGAGCGGAACAGGGTTAAAACAAATGGACATTTTTGAAGAAGAAGGAGTGGATCCGAAGCGGGTATTGATCGGTCATTGTGGTGATACAGACAGCCTGGAGTATCTTCTTCAGGTGGTGGACAGGGGACCGTTCATGGGAATGGATCGCTATGGATTGACGGGTCAGTTTGGCTGTTCAACTGAACGGCGAAACGCCACTGTGGTGGAGTTGGCCAAGCGTGGCTATGCAGATCGGATGTTACTCTCGCAGGATTATTGTTGCACCATCGACTGGTTTCCAGAAGAGACAGCACGTCAGATGTTCCCCAAGTGGTCGATGACTTATGTGCTCACCGAAGTGATCCCGGAATTAAAACGGGCTGGGGTGACCGATGAACAAATTCATCTCATGATGGTGGATAACGCACGCAGATGGTTTGAAGGATCCTAA
- a CDS encoding 30S ribosomal protein S6: MRPYEVMYILRPDLEEEAIKELVSRFQDVVTSRGGEITQLNEMGRRRLAYKIDHFREGYYVVMNFNSDPEASTELDRVLKISDAVIRHMIIRDDE; encoded by the coding sequence ATGCGGCCTTATGAAGTGATGTACATTTTGCGCCCAGACCTGGAGGAAGAGGCCATCAAAGAATTGGTCAGCCGCTTCCAGGATGTGGTGACAAGCCGCGGTGGAGAAATCACCCAGTTGAACGAAATGGGAAGGCGGCGGCTTGCTTATAAAATCGATCACTTCCGTGAGGGGTATTACGTGGTGATGAATTTCAACAGCGACCCGGAAGCTTCGACGGAGCTGGATCGGGTGCTGAAGATTTCAGACGCAGTGATTCGCCACATGATCATCCGGGATGACGAGTGA
- a CDS encoding single-stranded DNA-binding protein translates to MLNRIILIGRLTRDPELRYTANGVARTTFTLAVDRPYTNQQGQREADFINIVTWRQLAELCANYLRKGRLAAVEGRLEIRTFENNEGQRIRVTEVVADNVRFLESRSQSASGGSFGETPPSTGFGGPQPFGGMDDDADPFANEGTPIDISEDDLPF, encoded by the coding sequence ATGTTAAACCGCATCATCTTGATCGGGCGCTTGACGAGGGATCCGGAACTGCGCTATACGGCCAATGGCGTGGCAAGGACCACGTTTACCCTGGCTGTGGATCGTCCCTATACCAATCAGCAGGGCCAGCGGGAAGCCGATTTTATCAATATTGTGACCTGGCGGCAATTGGCCGAGCTGTGTGCCAATTACCTGCGCAAAGGACGGCTTGCTGCGGTGGAAGGGCGGCTGGAGATCCGCACTTTTGAAAATAACGAGGGCCAGAGGATTCGTGTGACGGAAGTGGTGGCGGATAACGTACGTTTTCTGGAATCCAGAAGTCAAAGTGCCTCTGGCGGTTCCTTCGGCGAGACTCCTCCATCCACCGGGTTTGGCGGCCCGCAACCATTTGGCGGCATGGATGACGATGCGGATCCGTTTGCCAATGAGGGAACGCCGATCGATATCTCGGAAGACGATTTGCCGTTTTAG
- a CDS encoding 30S ribosomal protein S18 translates to MARRGRGNRRKKVCYFTVNKIEKIDYKDVELLKRFISERGKILPRRVTGTSSKYQRKLTRAIKRARQMALLPYTNE, encoded by the coding sequence ATGGCGCGCAGAGGACGCGGGAACCGGCGGAAAAAGGTTTGTTATTTTACCGTCAATAAGATTGAGAAAATCGACTACAAAGACGTCGAACTCCTGAAGCGGTTTATCAGCGAGCGCGGAAAAATCCTTCCCCGCCGTGTCACAGGGACCTCTTCCAAGTACCAGCGGAAGCTGACACGGGCCATCAAGCGGGCACGTCAGATGGCCTTGTTGCCGTACACAAACGAATAA